The following DNA comes from Chitinophaga nivalis.
AAAGGATCGGCCTTATATATCGGACAGTCCATCACCACCAACAAAGGGCTGGGCATTGACCTGGCTTTCCGCCGCCTGGAAAACATGGACTTCCGTTCCGACAGATCGAAAAAAGATAATATCGCTACCCTGAATTATCTGCCGGCACTGACCAAATTATATACTTATTCCCTGCCCAACCTGTATCCCTATGCGGCGCAAACGATGGGGGAAATAGGTGGTAAGGCAGATATCTATTATACTTTCCGAAAACATACCCCGCTGGGTGGCCGCTATGGGACCCGGCTTTCTCTGACAGCTTCCCTCTATCGCGACCTGGATACTTTCCGCGTCAAATCCAAAGAGGGCTATACGTCCAGTTTCTGGCGCTTTGGTCCTACGGAATTATACCGCGATGTAAATATCACAATGGAGAAAAGATGGACACCTATGGTGAAGACGATCTTCTCCTACATGAATCTTTTATACAATAAAGGATACCTGCTGGGGCCCGGCTATGGCATGGTACACGCCAATGCCGCCATTGCGGATGTGCTGCTGAATTTCGATAAGAAACATGCCCTGCGGGTAGAAGCACAGCACCTGTGGACGCCGGATGATGAAAAGAACTGGGCGGCACTGTTGCTGGAATACAGCTGTGTACCCGGCTGGTCTTTTTTTGCAGGCGATATGCTCAACTACCAAACCAAAAGCATACACTATTACAACATCGGCGGCGCCTATGCCTACAAAGCAGCCCGTATATCCCTGAGCTACGGCCGGCAACGGGAAGGCTTACTGTGCGTGGGCGGCATCTGCAGAATTGTGCCGGCATACACCGGAGCAAGCTTATCATTTACCTATAATTTTTAAGACGCGGTTCAAAATCCAACAATTACGTGGTATGGTAACAGCGTATAGGCAAAGTAGTTAGCCAAACAGTGAACTCATGCTGTTACTATAAATTGATACCCCTGTATTTCTACAGGGGTTATTTTCATAGTAGTGCCAGCTCTTTCACGCAGGACTGCTGCATTCAGGTGATTTTAATTCCCTATTAATTTTTTTGATTGTATATTAGGAGTGAATCAGCCATAAAGTAATGGAGAATAATCCAATCAACGGGGATGCTGAACGTTGGCAAGCTTTCCGGACGGGTGATAAGGAAGCACTGGCATATCTTTTTAACACGTTTGTAGGCAGTCTTTATAATTACGGATTTAAATTTACGCAGGATGAAGATTTGATTGAAGATGCTATACAGGACCTATTCATCCGTTTGTGGACAACCCGGGAAAAACTATCCGTTCCGGCCAGCGTCAGGAACTATCTTTTAAAAGCATTCCGCCACCTGCTTTTCAGAAAACTCTCGCAATCACAGAAAATTGCAGCGTATGATCCTGAACTATTCTTTCTGGAAGCAGCGCTTTCGGCTGAAGATCAGCATATCCAAACAGAACACCAGCAGATGGAAACAGCCCGATTGCAAAAAGCCATGCAGCAGCTGCCTCCGCGCCAGAAGGAAGCGGTCTACCTGCGTTTCTATGAAAATGCGTCCTACGAAGACATTGCCCGGATTATGGGCACTACGGTAAAGAATACCTATAAGCATGTATTCCGGGCGTTAAGTCACCTGCGGGATACCCTTATTACCATACTCCTTTTATGTTTTTTAAAATTATTCTGACAGACAAGTATATGTTGTTGTCACAAATAAAAAATTACATGGGGTAAAATGCACCATCGATGTATATTATATAGAGAACAAAACCTGTTAATACCACCGGCCCGGATGGCGGGCAGCGAGAATGATTTGGGGATGTTGGCTGCCCGGAGTATATTTATAGTCCCAGTTTCTCCTGAAATGATATTATGACAGCGCAACGCACCTTCGCAGAATACCTTCGTTACGGCACGAACGATTTCCTGGCAGATGCATATTTTCAGGAATGGGTCAGGTTCGAACAACCGGCTGTTGCCACTTTCTGGCAACAATTCCTGGAGCAGCATCCTGAAAAGGAAAAAGAAGTACAGGAAGCCGCAGCCCTGCTGCGCAAACTGCGCTTCAAAACCCATACACCCGACGAAACACGGGTACAGCATCTATGGCAGGCCATAGATGCACAAACCCCACAGGTGCCTGTGCGCGCCATTTCTGTGCAGCTAAAACTCAAATGGCTACTGGTGGCTGCCAGTATTATACTGATCGTCACACTCGGTATCTGGCAATGGAGCAGAGAACAATATGTACACCTGGCCACTTTAAACAGCCAGATCTCTCACATAGTACTGCCCGATAATTCGGAAGTCATCCTGAACGCCAACTCTTCGATTAAATATGCCAAACACTTCGGGCTACACAATAAACGTGAATTGTGGATACAGGGAGAAGCCTTCTTTACCGTAAAACCGGCCCCCGATGCTGCCGCCTTCACCGTACATACCCCCGACCTGGATGTATTGGTAACCGGTACTGCCTTTAATGTATACACCCGTCATGAACAAACCCGGGTGGTATTAAACCATGGTGGTGTAAATATCCGGTTCACGGAAACAACACGCCCGGTCAGCAAACTCCGGCCCGGTGAAATGCTGGCATACCATACCGGTGATGATTCGTTGTTACAACAGGTAACAGATACCCTGCGTTATACCTCCTGGAAACAACAACGGTTTGTTTTTGTTAATACACCACTGCAGGAAGTAGCCCGCGTGATAGAAGACTTTTATGGCTGCAAGGTTATCTTCAAAGATCCGGAACTGACCAGCTACAAAACCACTGCTGACATGGAAATACCCGATATCAGCACATTGATCGGCATCCTGTCGAATGCACTCAATATTCACATCACCCAGGATGGCAACAATCTTATCCTGCAGAAAAAAAATACCTGATCCTATCCCCTGTTATCATCTACCTACAGAACAAGATAAAATATTATAAACTTTTGTGAACATCCGATTTGGATAACTGCAGCAAGCTTTCTAAATTCGGTAACTGATCATATGCCATAACAACAACCAAAACGGAGCGTAAATCGTAGACAGGATTTTTATTAAACCCAACCAACATGAACGGCATGCCGCACGTGCTTGTGTGCCCATCAACTAAATCGCGAAAAACCAACTTGTGACTGTTAACCTGCTACACACTAACACTTCCGGCATGGCTGCACCGGCTACCAGCCGCTGTAAAACACTGCACCTGCTTTTACCCGGCGCCGTGCTACCCGCCTGGTTATGCCTGTTGTATACCCTGCTGTACCCGGTCGTTACCATCGCCCAAACACAGCCCGCCACCCGCGTATCGGTTCATCTGCACCAGGTATCGCTGGATAAACTGATACAGGAATTACGCCGGCAGGTGGATTTTCAGTTTATCTACAGCAATACCACACAACCGCCACCCGGTAATATCAGCATCGACCTCGACCAGGTATCACTTTTCACCCTGCTGGATAAAGCCCTGGAAAAAACCGGCTGGGAATACCACCTGGAAAAAAAGCTGATCATCATCCGCCCGGCTGCTACCCCACCCACAACAGCCGACAGCAGCAACGCTGTGCCCTTGCCGGTTATTGCCCTTTCCGGCACTGTTACAGACCCCGATGGCACACCGCTCCCCTTTGTAAGTATCACGCTACCCAAACGCCATAAGGGTACCTTTACCAACGAACAAGGCGCTTATTCCCTGCAAGGGGCGCCCGGCGACCTCCTGGCTATCACCTGTGTGGGATACGAAAGCCGGCATCTCCGTATTACAACCGGTATGCCCACCAACATATCGCTGAATAAAAACCGGCAAACCATACCGGAAGTGATTGTAACCGGCTACCAGCAACTGAAAAGTCAGGAGATGACAGGGGCTGTTTATACCACTACCGGTGCGGCCCTCCGCACGCCTGGCATCAACCGTATTGACCAGGCCATCCAGGGCCGTATTCCCGGCGCCAGTGTGCAGTTTTCTTCCGGAGGAGTGGGCACCGCCCCCAAAATAAGAATCAGGGGCACCACTACCCTACTCGGTGACAGGGAACCTTTGTGGGTTATTGACGGCGTTGTCCGGGAGTCGCCGTTCCCGCACAAGACCGGCACCGAAACAGACATGCTGAGCGTAGCCGACCGCGCTGCCATGCAAGCCGGACTGAGTGTATTCGGTAACGGTATCACCGGTCTGAATCCGGACGACATTGCAGACATTACTGTGTTGAAAGATGCTGCCGCCACAGCCATCTACGGTACACGGGCCGGCAATGGCGTCATCGTTATCACTACCCATTCCGGCAAATCCGGCCCGCTCCGGATACAAGTACGCAACGACATAACGGTAACGGATAAACCGTCTTACCGCCACATGAACCGGATGAATGCTACTGAACGGATTGCC
Coding sequences within:
- a CDS encoding FecR family protein, giving the protein MTAQRTFAEYLRYGTNDFLADAYFQEWVRFEQPAVATFWQQFLEQHPEKEKEVQEAAALLRKLRFKTHTPDETRVQHLWQAIDAQTPQVPVRAISVQLKLKWLLVAASIILIVTLGIWQWSREQYVHLATLNSQISHIVLPDNSEVILNANSSIKYAKHFGLHNKRELWIQGEAFFTVKPAPDAAAFTVHTPDLDVLVTGTAFNVYTRHEQTRVVLNHGGVNIRFTETTRPVSKLRPGEMLAYHTGDDSLLQQVTDTLRYTSWKQQRFVFVNTPLQEVARVIEDFYGCKVIFKDPELTSYKTTADMEIPDISTLIGILSNALNIHITQDGNNLILQKKNT
- a CDS encoding RNA polymerase sigma factor codes for the protein MENNPINGDAERWQAFRTGDKEALAYLFNTFVGSLYNYGFKFTQDEDLIEDAIQDLFIRLWTTREKLSVPASVRNYLLKAFRHLLFRKLSQSQKIAAYDPELFFLEAALSAEDQHIQTEHQQMETARLQKAMQQLPPRQKEAVYLRFYENASYEDIARIMGTTVKNTYKHVFRALSHLRDTLITILLLCFLKLF
- a CDS encoding DUF6029 family protein, which encodes MNKRLLTILALTGSSITLHAQEIPGKLSGGLESNHQYYVTDNATDAKAPTDKIGSNSYFTLNYTLKNFYAGIQLESYLPALVGYPDGLKGTKLTHRFAGYRTDKIDITAGNFYEQYGNGLVFRSFEERQLGIDNIMDGVNVHFTPLSSIRFKASYGLQRVLMENGEGTVRGADLELDLLDLLKVRRKWGVTIGGSIVNRFQQYTGATDDFPTAVNAYSARLGLDNAHYRLQVEYAGKSADPNLINKDIYKKGSALYIGQSITTNKGLGIDLAFRRLENMDFRSDRSKKDNIATLNYLPALTKLYTYSLPNLYPYAAQTMGEIGGKADIYYTFRKHTPLGGRYGTRLSLTASLYRDLDTFRVKSKEGYTSSFWRFGPTELYRDVNITMEKRWTPMVKTIFSYMNLLYNKGYLLGPGYGMVHANAAIADVLLNFDKKHALRVEAQHLWTPDDEKNWAALLLEYSCVPGWSFFAGDMLNYQTKSIHYYNIGGAYAYKAARISLSYGRQREGLLCVGGICRIVPAYTGASLSFTYNF